One genomic window of Phoenix dactylifera cultivar Barhee BC4 chromosome 6, palm_55x_up_171113_PBpolish2nd_filt_p, whole genome shotgun sequence includes the following:
- the LOC120111149 gene encoding peroxiredoxin-2E-2, chloroplastic-like: MAAPVNNIAATFAAGSDFPPSTSSSAPLRRRRRRRRHRRPLWRSPPPSQPLPPAPSSASGTPNPPFPAPTAPLSSASTASPGPDPAPPRAAVVAPSSATVSLGDRLPDAALSYLDRGGAVRTVSLAELTRAGKAVIMAVPGAFAPPPRPRWWRRGGGIVASIHLSPERLVKKAADMRAKGGGAAGTVLVACVAANDVYVMRAWGEQLGAAEGGVMMLSDPDAQMATALGMALDLRGGDEGFGIRSEGYVIVAVNGMVRALFLNHYDGGAGESATELDDVLRRL, from the coding sequence ATGGCTGCCCCCGTCAACAACATCGCCGCCACCTTTGCTGCCGGCAGCGACTTCCCTCCGTCGACGTCCTCCTCGGCACCGCTGcgccgtcgtcgtcgtcgtcgccgGCATCGACGTCCACTGTGGCGTTCTCCGCCTCCCTCTCAACCACTCCCGCCCGCCCCATCTTCGGCTTCCGGAACCCCCAATCCTCCCTTCCCCGCTCCCACCGCTCCTCTCTCCTCAGCCTCTACGGCCTCCCCGGGCCCCGACCCTGCCCCCCCGCGCGCTGCCGTCGTCGCCCCTTCTTCGGCCACCGTCTCCCTCGGCGACCGCCTCCCCGACGCCGCCCTCTCCTACCTCGACCGCGGCGGCGCCGTCCGCACGGTCTCCCTTGCGGAGCTCACCCGCGCCGGTAAGGCCGTcatcatggccgtacccggggCCTTCGCCCCTCCGCCGCGCCCTCGGTGGTGGCGCCGCGGCGGCGGCATCGTGGCCTCTATCCATCTGTCGCCGGAGAGGTTGGTGAAGAAGGCGGCGGATATGAGGGCGAAGGGGGGCGGTGCCGCCGGGACAGTGCTGGTGGCGTGCGTGGCGGCGAACGACGTGTACGTGATGCGAGCGTGGGGAGAGCAGCTGGGGGCGGCGGAGGGCGGCGTGATGATGCTGTCGGACCCGGACGCCCAGATGGCGACGGCGCTCGGAATGGCGCTCGACCTCAGGGGAGGGGACGAGGGCTTCGGTATCCGCTCCGAGGGGTACGTCATTGTGGCGGTGAATGGGATGGTGAGAGCGCTCTTCCTCAACCACTACGACGGCGGCGCCGGAGAGTCTGCGACCGAGTTAGATGACGTTCTCCGTAGGCTATAA
- the LOC103702004 gene encoding zinc-finger homeodomain protein 6-like, producing the protein MDFRRQDVEEEEDCDNPPPPPPPPPPPPPPPIRESAFGRPMLSPSSSLLSPRGGGGGGGGARNGPNPSSSTTRTTVGISSGTGGGADPPTSEADTTIRYRECLRNHAASLGGHVLDGCCEFMPSSSDEAFKCAACGCHRSFHRIDGDSSPSRSTSNSLYRVHDTRVPLLLPPLHPHHPPPPASYHHHQKQFFFRSSNAASGGTTTESSSEELNAGAGPPQRPYMVSRKRFRTKFSAEQKERMLDFAERVGWRIQKQDEALVEEFCAEVGVSRQVLKVWMHNNKHSIRKQQQQGEEHQDM; encoded by the coding sequence ATGGATTTCAGAAGGCAGgatgtggaggaggaggaggattgcgacaaccctcctcctcctcctcctcctcctcctcctcctcctcctcctcctatcaGAGAATCGGCCTTCGGCAGGCCGATgctctccccctcctcctccctcctttctccgagaggaggaggaggaggaggaggaggggcaagAAATGGTCCCaacccttcttcctccaccaccCGTACCACGGTCGGGATCTCCTCAGGAACGGGTGGTGGGGCTGATCCCCCCACCAGCGAGGCTGACACCACAATTCGGTACCGGGAGTGCCTCCGGAACCATGCCGCCAGCCTCGGTGGTCATGTCCTCGACGGTTGCTGTGAATTCATGCCTAGCAGCAGCGACGAGGCCTTCAAATGCGCCGCTTGCGGCTGCCACCGCAGCTTCCACCGCATCGATGGCGATTCCTCTCCCTCCCGTTCCACCTCTAACTCTCTTTATCGCGTCCACGACACCAGAGTCCCCCTCTTGCTTCCACCACTCCATCCccatcatcctcctcctcctgcttctTATCATCACCACCAGAAGCAATTCTTCTTTCGCAGCAGCAACGCTGCCAGCGGGGGCACGACCACGGAGTCCTCGAGCGAGGAGCTGAATGCGGGGGCCGGGCCACCGCAGCGGCCATATATGGTGTCCAGGAAGAGGTTCAGGACCAAGTTCTCGGCGGAGCAGAAGGAGAGGATGTTGGATTTTGCGGAGCGGGTGGGATGGAGGATCCAGAAGCAGGATGAGGCATTGGTGGAGGAGTTCTGCGCCGAGGTCGGGGTCAGCAGGCAGGTCCTCAAGGTGTGGATGCACAACAATAAGCACTCCATCAGGAAGCAACAGCAGCAAGGAGAAGAGCATCAAGATATGTGA